The following are encoded together in the Lathyrus oleraceus cultivar Zhongwan6 chromosome 3, CAAS_Psat_ZW6_1.0, whole genome shotgun sequence genome:
- the LOC127125471 gene encoding uncharacterized protein LOC127125471 — translation MKVTLTNHTFSTLLNSSFINLRRPFCSASLLSSSAPDSVKPQVPIFLRPPIYSTKLSDLKKWHNWAKSVASSIGSTFVQSDNGPDSEILCRELKWFIEDVVEDKHSLFSEMGDGNERVKMRADIEELYCLWRQRIEERKPFQYVVGCEHWKDLVLSVQEGVLIPRPETELIVDLVSDAVSKNDDLKRGVWADLGTGSGALAIGIGRVLGNGGKVIASDLSPVAVAVAAYNVQRYCLQDKIELREGSWLEPLKDMEGKLAGLVSNPPYIPSKDISGLQAEVGKHEPRVALDGGIDGMDALLHLCDGADLMLKPGGFFAFETNGEKQCRELVDYMRSNRSASLCNLEIIADFAGIQRFVIGFHR, via the exons AATTCTTCTTTTATAAATCTAAGAAGACCCTTTTGTTCTGCATCACTATTGTCATCATCTGCACCCGATTCTGTAAAACCCCAAGTTCCAATCTTTCTGAGGCCACCCATTTACTCAACAAAATTGAGTGACCTCAAAAAATGGCATAATTGGGCAAAATCGGTTGCTTCTTCGATTGGGTCAACTTTTGTGCAATCAGATAATGGACCAGACTCAGAGATTTTGTGCAGGGAGCTCAAGTGGTTTATTGAGGATGTTGTTGAGGATAAACACTCACTTTTTTCCGAAATGGGTGATGGCAATGAGAGGGTCAAAATGAGGGCAGATATAGAGGAGTTATACTGTTTGTGGAGGCAAAGGATTGAAGAGAGGAAACCTTTTCAGTATGTAGTGGGGTGTGAACATTGGAAGGACTTGGTTTTGAGTGTTCAAGAAGGGGTTTTGATTCCTAGACCCGAGACAGAACTTATTGTTGATTTGGTTTCTGATGCTGTGTCGAAGAACGACGATTTGAAAAGAGGGGTTTGGGCCGATTTAGGGACCGGAAGTGGTGCTCTTGCGATTGGCATTGGTAGGGTTTTGGGAAATGGTGGAAAGGTTATTGCTTCGGATTTAAGTCCCGTGGCTGTTGCTGTTGCTGCTTACAATGTGCAGAGGTATTGCTTGCAG GACAAAATTGAACTAAGGGAAGGATCTTGGTTGGAACCATTGAAGGATATGGAAGGAAAGCTCGCAGGTCTTGTAAGCAACCCACCTTATATACCTAGTAAAGATATCTCTGGTCTACAAGCTGAAGTCGGTAAACATGAACCTAGAGTTGCGTTAGATGGAGGCATTGATGGCATGGATGCTCTTCTCCATCTTTGTGATGGGGCTGATTTAATGTTGAAACCCGGCGGATTCTTCGCCTTTGAG ACAAATGGTGAGAAGCAGTGCAGAGAACTTGTTGATTACATGAGAAGTAATAGAAGTGCAAGCTTATGCAATTTGGAAATAATTGCTGATTTTGCTGGTATTCAAAGATTTGTAATTGGATTCCATCGATGA